The proteins below come from a single Rosa rugosa chromosome 2, drRosRugo1.1, whole genome shotgun sequence genomic window:
- the LOC133729207 gene encoding ATP synthase gamma chain 1, chloroplastic-like, whose protein sequence is MKLVAAARVRRAQDAVINGRPFSETLVEVLYDINEQLQGEDVDIPLTNVRPVKKVALVVITSDRGLCGGFNNALTKKVQTRIMELRKFGLEVVLISVGKKGNSYFMRRLEIKVDRLMEGGAFPIAKETSINLNPLLNPIASFPLIIVISSFSSSCFISTISGFLQRREERREGKKQKRTRYGASVHQCEFVNSLLLAVGLTDADVAAS, encoded by the coding sequence ATGAAGCTTGTAGCGGCTGCCAGGGTACGAAGAGCTCAAGACGCAGTCATCAATGGCCGACCCTTCTCTGAGACCCTTGTGGAGGTTTTATACGACATCAATGAGCAGCTTCAAGGTGAAGACGTTGATATCCCTTTGACTAATGTTAGACCTGTCAAGAAAGTAGCCCTTGTGGTCATTACTAGTGATAGAGGTCTGTGCGGTGGTTTCAACAATGCATTGACTAAGAAAGTGCAGACCCGAATTATGGAGTTGAGGAAATTTGGATTGGAGGTGGTTCTGATCAGCGTTGGGAAGAAGGGAAACTCGTATTTTATGCGTAGGCTGGAGATTAAGGTGGATAGGTTGATGGAAGGAGGGGCGTTTCCGATTGCgaaagaaacttcaatcaaCTTAAATCCCCTTCTCAATCCGATAGCTTCTTTTCCTTTGATTATCGTCATTtcctccttctcttcttcctgCTTCATCTCCACCATTTCTGGGTTCTTACAGAGAAGGGAAGAGAGAAGGGAAGGGAAGAAGCAGAAGAGGACACGATATGGTGCTTCAGTCCACCAATGTGAGTTTGTAAACTCTTTATTATTAGCCGTTGGATTGACTGATGCTGATGTGGCAGCTTCATAG